The Candidatus Methylomirabilota bacterium genome includes a region encoding these proteins:
- a CDS encoding molybdopterin-dependent oxidoreductase, whose protein sequence is MPEPLSPTARELPPPAGGLASYPPVDRWDDWEEYDPVAWPRKVKRRYALIPTICFNCEAACGLLAYVDKQTLRIQKFEGNPAHPGSRGRNCAKGPATLNQVDDPERIRYPLRRVGKRGGGQWERVTWDEALDDIAARIRRALVEKRPQEIMYHLGRPGHELIYLQRVFHAWGIDGHNSHTNVCSSSARAGYAFWMGMDRPSPDHANARFMLLLSSHLESGHYFNPHAQRIIEGKMRGAKVCVIDTRLSNTASMADWWLAPWPGSEGALLLALAQVLLKERRYNREFVRRWVNWEEYLRSERPDLPVTFEAFERALDELYAPYTPEFAHAESGVDAGTIVEVARALGQAGEALATHIWRNTAAGNLGGWQVARALQFLVVLMGAVDTEGGTAPNAWHKAVPAPPLMPPPARVWNELLMPREYPLAFFEMSYLLPHFLREGRGRLAMYFTRVYNPVWTNPDGMSWIEMLTDETKVERHACLTPVWSETAWFADFVLPMGHASERHDLMSQETHAARWIGFRQPVLRLMLERQGQSFEWTWQAHEAAGIGQVWEEDEFWIELSWRIDPDGALGIRKYFESPYRAGQKLRIEEFYRWIFEHSVPGLPAAAAAEGLTPLQYMRKYGAFLIEEGVYAHHEQTPSATELEGASVDPATKIVEKGGQAVGIEVEGVARVGFPTPSRKLEFFSPTLKAWKWPEQAVPGYIRSHVHWSQIDRARGEMVLLPTFRLPTLIHTRSGNAKWLYEISHTNPIWIHPEDAERVGVKTGDLVKVSTAIGYFVDRVWVTEGMRPGIIACSHHLGRWRLREESGGERWSTALVDLRQVAPGRWRMRQVHGIEPFASADPDSQRIWWKEAGVNQNLTFPVQPDPVSGQHCWHQKVRVSKAEPADQYGDIFVDTDKAHEIYREWLRLARPAPGPDHLRRPLWLPRAFKPDPSAYRLPP, encoded by the coding sequence ATGCCCGAGCCGCTGAGCCCCACCGCCAGAGAGCTGCCGCCTCCGGCCGGCGGGCTCGCCAGCTATCCGCCCGTGGACCGGTGGGACGACTGGGAGGAGTACGATCCGGTGGCCTGGCCGCGCAAGGTGAAGCGCCGCTATGCGCTGATCCCGACCATCTGCTTCAACTGCGAGGCGGCCTGCGGCCTTCTCGCCTACGTCGACAAGCAGACGCTGCGGATCCAGAAGTTCGAGGGCAACCCCGCCCATCCCGGCAGCCGCGGCCGCAACTGTGCCAAGGGCCCGGCCACCCTGAACCAGGTGGACGACCCCGAGCGCATCCGCTACCCGCTCCGGCGCGTCGGCAAGCGCGGCGGGGGCCAGTGGGAGCGCGTGACGTGGGACGAGGCGCTGGACGACATCGCCGCCCGCATCCGCCGGGCGCTGGTCGAGAAGCGGCCGCAGGAAATCATGTACCACCTGGGCCGGCCCGGCCACGAGCTGATCTACCTGCAGCGTGTCTTTCACGCCTGGGGGATCGACGGCCACAACAGCCACACCAACGTCTGCTCGTCCAGCGCGCGGGCCGGCTATGCCTTCTGGATGGGGATGGACCGGCCCTCGCCCGACCACGCCAACGCGCGCTTCATGCTGCTGCTCTCCTCGCACCTCGAGAGCGGTCACTACTTCAACCCCCACGCGCAGCGCATCATCGAGGGCAAGATGCGGGGGGCGAAGGTCTGCGTCATCGACACGCGGCTCAGCAACACGGCCTCGATGGCCGACTGGTGGCTGGCCCCGTGGCCGGGCTCGGAGGGGGCGCTGCTGCTGGCGCTGGCCCAGGTCCTCCTCAAGGAGCGCCGCTACAACCGCGAGTTCGTGCGCCGGTGGGTCAACTGGGAGGAGTACCTCCGCTCCGAGCGGCCCGATTTGCCGGTGACCTTCGAGGCCTTCGAGCGGGCGCTCGACGAGCTCTACGCGCCCTACACGCCGGAGTTCGCGCACGCCGAGAGCGGCGTGGACGCGGGGACGATCGTCGAGGTCGCCCGCGCCCTCGGCCAGGCCGGCGAGGCGCTGGCCACGCACATCTGGCGCAACACGGCCGCCGGCAATCTCGGCGGCTGGCAGGTGGCGCGGGCGCTCCAGTTCCTGGTCGTGCTGATGGGAGCGGTGGACACGGAGGGCGGCACCGCGCCCAACGCGTGGCACAAGGCCGTCCCGGCGCCGCCCCTGATGCCGCCGCCCGCCAGGGTGTGGAACGAGCTCCTGATGCCGCGGGAGTACCCGCTGGCCTTCTTCGAGATGAGCTATCTCCTGCCGCACTTCCTGCGCGAAGGGCGGGGCCGGCTGGCCATGTACTTCACGCGCGTCTACAACCCCGTCTGGACCAACCCCGACGGCATGTCGTGGATCGAGATGCTGACCGACGAGACCAAGGTCGAGCGCCACGCGTGCCTGACGCCGGTCTGGAGCGAGACGGCGTGGTTCGCCGATTTCGTATTGCCGATGGGCCACGCCTCCGAGCGCCACGATCTCATGTCCCAGGAGACGCACGCCGCGCGCTGGATCGGTTTCCGCCAACCGGTGCTCCGCCTCATGCTCGAGCGCCAGGGCCAGAGCTTCGAATGGACGTGGCAGGCCCACGAGGCCGCGGGCATCGGCCAGGTGTGGGAGGAGGACGAGTTCTGGATCGAGCTCTCCTGGCGCATCGATCCCGACGGCGCGCTGGGCATCCGGAAATACTTCGAGTCGCCGTACCGGGCCGGGCAGAAGCTGCGGATCGAGGAGTTCTACCGCTGGATCTTCGAGCATAGCGTGCCCGGGCTGCCGGCGGCGGCCGCCGCCGAAGGGCTCACGCCGCTCCAGTACATGCGCAAGTACGGCGCCTTCCTGATCGAGGAGGGCGTCTACGCTCATCACGAGCAGACGCCCAGCGCCACGGAGCTGGAGGGCGCGAGCGTGGATCCCGCGACGAAGATCGTCGAGAAGGGCGGCCAGGCCGTCGGCATCGAGGTCGAAGGCGTGGCCCGGGTCGGGTTCCCGACGCCGTCGCGCAAGCTCGAGTTCTTCTCCCCGACCCTCAAGGCCTGGAAGTGGCCGGAGCAGGCGGTGCCGGGCTACATCCGCAGCCACGTCCACTGGTCGCAGATCGATCGCGCCCGCGGCGAGATGGTGCTGCTGCCGACCTTCCGGCTGCCCACGCTGATCCACACGCGCTCGGGCAACGCGAAGTGGCTCTACGAGATCTCCCACACCAACCCGATCTGGATCCACCCCGAGGACGCCGAGCGGGTCGGGGTGAAGACGGGAGATCTCGTCAAGGTGAGCACGGCGATCGGGTACTTCGTCGATCGCGTGTGGGTGACCGAAGGCATGCGCCCGGGGATCATCGCGTGCTCGCATCACCTGGGCCGCTGGCGGCTGCGCGAGGAGAGCGGCGGCGAGCGCTGGTCCACCGCGCTGGTCGACCTCCGGCAGGTGGCGCCGGGCCGGTGGCGGATGCGCCAGGTGCACGGCATCGAGCCGTTCGCGAGCGCGGATCCGGACTCCCAGCGGATCTGGTGGAAGGAGGCGGGCGTCAACCAGAACCTGACGTTCCCCGTCCAGCCCGATCCCGTCAGCGGCCAGCACTGCTGGCATCAAAAGGTGCGGGTGTCGAAGGCGGAACCCGCCGATCAGTACGGCGACATCTTCGTGGACACGGACAAGGCGCACGAGATCTATCGCGAATGGTTGCGCCTGGCCCGGCCGGCGCCGGGGCCCGACCATCTGCGCCGACCGCTCTGGCTGCCCCGCGCGTTCAAGCCCGATCCGTCCGCGTACCGCCTCCCGCCGTGA
- the soxA gene encoding sulfur oxidation c-type cytochrome SoxA, translated as MKRLARRLSALAVLAAGCATAATDAPRDSPVPKWESRAVAPARGEVRTSPDGRREQIRYKGWTTRDFGTFRTYAYDEGHPELPIARVAMPGGLAGDPAKGRALFLSRAKGPCAGCHLIPGADVWPAGSVGPDLSTIGDRRLPDQYLYQQIYDPRVIFPNTAMPPWGVAGIFTPEEIVHLVAFLQSLKGPLPPEKDPERNPFTRPKPVGFGDNLDPTNNPALLLAEEDAEALWSAKGPAGRACADCHRGGPAGAMKGVAARYPKYVKAYRRVMSLEDFLAAHGPETTGHPLLAQSAGNLATTILIKMASNGLPVQVDVTSPQARAALARGQATFYKRVGQRNHACADCHTPDKGADKFLGGRLLGNVTAGLTRHFPTWRTDRGEVWDMRKRFQWCMTPLGTNMLAADAVEYAELELYLTSFDNGKPLSVPGIRH; from the coding sequence TTGAAGCGACTGGCCCGCCGCCTGAGCGCGCTGGCCGTCCTCGCCGCCGGCTGCGCCACCGCCGCCACCGACGCTCCCCGAGACTCCCCCGTCCCGAAATGGGAGAGCCGCGCCGTCGCACCCGCGCGCGGCGAGGTCCGGACCTCGCCCGACGGGCGCCGGGAGCAGATTCGCTACAAGGGCTGGACCACGCGCGACTTCGGCACGTTCCGGACCTACGCCTACGACGAGGGGCACCCCGAGCTTCCCATCGCCCGGGTCGCGATGCCGGGGGGCCTCGCCGGCGATCCCGCCAAGGGGCGCGCGCTCTTTCTCTCCCGCGCCAAGGGACCGTGCGCCGGGTGTCACCTGATTCCCGGCGCCGACGTCTGGCCCGCCGGCAGCGTCGGGCCCGATCTCTCGACGATCGGCGACCGCCGGCTGCCCGACCAGTATCTCTATCAGCAGATCTACGATCCCCGCGTGATCTTCCCGAACACAGCCATGCCCCCCTGGGGCGTGGCCGGGATCTTCACCCCGGAAGAGATCGTGCATCTCGTCGCCTTCCTCCAGTCCCTCAAGGGGCCGCTGCCGCCGGAGAAGGATCCCGAACGCAATCCGTTCACCCGCCCGAAGCCCGTGGGCTTCGGCGACAACCTCGACCCGACGAACAACCCGGCACTGCTGCTGGCGGAGGAGGATGCCGAGGCGCTGTGGAGCGCGAAGGGGCCCGCCGGCCGCGCGTGCGCCGACTGCCACCGCGGGGGTCCCGCCGGCGCCATGAAGGGGGTGGCCGCGCGCTACCCGAAGTACGTGAAGGCGTATCGGCGCGTGATGAGCCTCGAGGACTTCCTGGCCGCGCACGGGCCCGAGACGACCGGCCACCCGCTGCTCGCCCAGAGCGCCGGGAACCTCGCCACCACCATCCTGATCAAGATGGCGTCGAACGGGCTGCCCGTCCAGGTGGACGTGACGAGCCCCCAGGCGCGCGCCGCGCTGGCGCGGGGCCAGGCGACCTTTTACAAGCGCGTCGGCCAGCGGAACCACGCCTGCGCCGACTGCCACACGCCCGACAAGGGTGCCGACAAGTTCCTGGGCGGGCGCCTGCTCGGCAACGTGACGGCCGGGCTCACCCGCCATTTCCCCACCTGGCGAACGGACCGCGGCGAGGTGTGGGACATGCGCAAGCGCTTCCAGTGGTGCATGACGCCGCTGGGGACGAACATGCTGGCCGCCGACGCCGTCGAGTACGCGGAGCTGGAGCTCTATCTGACGTCGTTCGACAATGGCAAGCCTTTGAGCGTCCCCGGCATCCGCCACTGA
- a CDS encoding thiosulfate oxidation carrier complex protein SoxZ — protein MSDIGKVRIRVPSSIKAGDIVRVRTLVIHPMERVERDQQGRIIQRRYNYVNRIVATYLGKTVVAFDATQSVSENPSFVFTFRATDPGQLKVTFEDTIGGKYEGTADIRLS, from the coding sequence ATGTCCGACATCGGCAAGGTCCGCATCCGGGTGCCCTCCAGCATCAAGGCCGGCGACATCGTGCGCGTGCGGACGCTCGTGATCCATCCGATGGAGCGGGTGGAGCGCGACCAACAGGGCCGGATCATCCAGCGCCGGTACAACTACGTCAATCGGATCGTCGCGACCTACCTGGGCAAGACGGTGGTCGCGTTCGACGCCACGCAGAGCGTGAGCGAGAATCCCTCCTTCGTGTTCACCTTCCGGGCGACCGACCCTGGCCAGCTCAAGGTCACCTTCGAGGACACGATCGGCGGGAAGTACGAGGGCACGGCCGACATCAGGTTGTCTTGA
- the soxY gene encoding thiosulfate oxidation carrier protein SoxY, which translates to MTGDRRISRRRVLRTLGVLGAAGATGALTLAVPRGARAQQFGLQETVQDGLQRLFGSRPIKDGAGIIKLDVPLIAENGAVVPVSVEVSSPMAPNNYVKHIYIVADRNRIPIITRATLVPEAGQASVGATVRLGETGDVRAIVEQSDGALLQVKREVKVTVGGCGG; encoded by the coding sequence ATGACGGGCGATCGGCGGATCAGTCGGCGGCGGGTGCTGCGCACGCTCGGCGTGCTGGGCGCGGCCGGCGCGACCGGTGCGCTGACGTTGGCGGTGCCGCGAGGCGCCCGGGCTCAGCAGTTCGGGCTCCAGGAGACGGTGCAGGACGGGCTCCAGCGCCTCTTCGGTAGCCGTCCGATCAAGGACGGGGCCGGCATCATCAAGCTGGACGTGCCCCTGATCGCGGAGAACGGTGCGGTGGTCCCGGTGTCGGTCGAGGTCAGCTCGCCGATGGCCCCGAACAACTACGTCAAGCACATCTACATCGTCGCCGACCGGAACCGCATCCCCATCATCACGCGGGCGACGCTCGTGCCGGAGGCGGGCCAGGCCTCGGTGGGCGCGACGGTGCGCCTGGGCGAGACGGGGGACGTGCGGGCGATCGTGGAGCAGAGCGACGGCGCCCTGCTCCAGGTCAAGCGCGAGGTGAAGGTCACCGTCGGCGGCTGCGGCGGGTAG